AGTAGCCCCTCGTTTTGCGCAAACCACCTGACATGCGTTTGTCTTCCTCCCGCTCCTAACTACTTGACAGCTACTTGCCGCCGCAGGTTTTCTTTGCTCCCTAGCAACAGCATCCTCTACTGGAAAGCGGGCGCTATCATTGCTAAGAATTCGCTGCGGCGAGGCAAGTACCTGCTAGCCGAAAGGGATTTTTCACAACACTTCGTGGAATCCGCCTCAAAACTCGGCTTTCCGTGTCCAAAAACGCTCGTTGTCCAGTTGGGGACGAGCCCATATGGAAGAATATGCTTTGCTAATCATACGATCGTCAGCTAAAATGCAGGTGTACCGGGGATTCTGAATAAAGGCGTATCCCGATGCTTGGAAGGGCAAACCACCAGAGCTTTCGAGGACGCCTCCGGATGACGGGAGAGGATCCCCAAGGACAGCTTCTGGTGGAAGTTCAAGGCATGGGCCGACGAGCACATAAAAGACGGCGACTTCGCTGACCTCTTCTCCGAGGGCGAAGGCCCTCGGTTAGCCCTGCCAAGGTGGCAAGGGGGATACTTGTGCAGCTTCACATAGGCAGTCATCGTTGAGGATACCAGAATGACGCTTGCCTGCCGCTGCGCAAGCGACGGAAATAGGGTCAAGTTCCATACACCTCCCGTGGTGAGCCCGGCTGCGATCCCCTGCCGCACAGAAGCACGGCACCAGCACGGCTCGACAAGGTGAGGCTGCATGGGCCGGAAAGCTGAAGGCACGACGGACAACAATCTCCGGCCCTCAGCGAGTTGTGTTGCGAGATTTTCGGGCCTTAATCGCCCCCTTCAGCGTCTAAAACCGCCGTTTTCCCGGCGCGACTTGCATCACAACACATGTTTGCCGCCAGGATTGCCATGCCGGAAAGAGGTATATAGCAGTTATACGACGTACCGCCAGCCCGCCAATTCACCGGCTTCAGTAGCCCTCGTGGGCGACCGCGAAAACCAAAGCAGAAATGCCACCCCCACCGATGGGAAGGTAACTAACCTTATCGAGCGTCAGCGAAGGCATGCCCAGCTGCTGGGGGAATCGCCGTCGCCTTACGCCTGCGACGCAGTTCATGAATGTTGTCCCGTCTGGTGACGCAGACACAATCTCTTCGGCGTTGCTGGGATACCTCAAGCCCATACATCGGACCCCGCAGCATGTCCAACTGAAACCGGGGCTCGAGTGGTGTCGACCAACCAGCGAAGAACTTCACCATCTCTCCGACCACCGTACAGGCGCTGAAACACGCCGCAAACGGAACCGATGGTTGGAATCCCTACGCTGTCGTAGCTCAATCCGCATATGCCCTCTGCAATCGCGGGGACATGACACATCTGGCGGTTACAGAAGATGCCCGGCTTCCTGAATCGGGGGACGTGGGACCGTGTAAGCCACCCTGCAACCACGCCCCGCAGCGCGTCTCGCCAGGCTGGGGCTTATGCCGGCGGTCGCGAGTGCGCACAGGAGGGCCATCTAGGTCAAACGTTCCCCTTCCCGCTCTTGCAGAACCTGGGCCGGCCCTCCCGGTCGGCGCATAAATCGCGGGCAGCTGGGCCAGCTCCCAAGCTGTCAATGCTAGTCCTTCCTTACCGCGTAAGCCGTCATGACGCATCTGCAGCGCGAGTGCACGTTGGCGCATATCCCACCGAATATCGAAAACAGCCCCCAGAAGAGGGGCTTCGTCAAGATGTCCGCCGGGGTCGGGGAGCTTACCGGCAAGAGGTAGATTCCCCACGTGAACAGGTAACGTCCCAACACGATGGACAGATGCCCGAAGATCGCAAAGGCGCGTGCCGGATAACGCATCTGAATGCCGCCTCCCGATGTGTGAATGCGCGATTCGCCGGTGTCCGCTTCCAGTATACCGGTTACGCCAACAGCTCCGCCGCATCGCCATCCGCCTGAATCTCCGGGTCGCGGTTTGCCGAGGCTGTAGACCGCCCTGCCGCCGCACCGAGGCGATGCCGACCTCGGTGGCCGTACCCGGATAGGCCATCGCTTGCCGGCTGTTTTCGGGGTGCCTCTCGGTCGTGAGCGCCAACCTACTGGCTTCCGGGCAAGGGATTCGCCTTGGCCGCCGTGCTCGTTGTTGTTCCCACCCAATGGTGGTATGATAGTGGCGGGAGACGCCGTAATGGACGGCTCCGTGTGGCGTGCCAGAGGGCCTATTCGACTGCCCAAAGTCTCACGTGCCGGGAGGATAGCCCAGGTGGGAAACAAGCGTGTGTTCACTGTGCTGGTCGAACAGGATGCTGACGGGTATTATGTAGCTACCGTACCAGCCCTGAAGAGCTGTTACACCCAAGCACGAACTCTGGAGGAACTTTATCCTCGAATCAAGGAGGTAATCGAGCTCTGCCTCGAGGAAGAAGACGCCGTACCCATGAAATTCGTGGGCGTCCATCAGGTGGAGGTGGGTGCATAGTCCGTCATGACCAGGATGCCCACCATACCTTCGGACGTGATGGTCGCCTTCCTCGAAAGCCTGGGATTTACTGCGGTTCGAACCAAGGGTTCACACACTTTT
The Bacillota bacterium genome window above contains:
- a CDS encoding type II toxin-antitoxin system HicB family antitoxin, encoding MGNKRVFTVLVEQDADGYYVATVPALKSCYTQARTLEELYPRIKEVIELCLEEEDAVPMKFVGVHQVEVGA
- a CDS encoding type II toxin-antitoxin system HicA family toxin; its protein translation is MVAFLESLGFTAVRTKGSHTFFRHSDGRTATVLS